One region of Eupeodes corollae chromosome 1, idEupCoro1.1, whole genome shotgun sequence genomic DNA includes:
- the LOC129951431 gene encoding putative uncharacterized protein DDB_G0292330: protein MNPMTSKSMSTVSKASSCRRASLQLKRLEQERLLQERYLSKKNYILEDNISEDEDDVEDDLNGNDNADGPPTSSKNVENWLKMQTKHGKVTFNADLPNNSTLNKNWLGLNVNQNNDNTLLNPNNDERQTFPQSTNNNNQIPQETLNDF from the coding sequence ATGAATCCGATGACTTCAAAATCGATGTCAACAGTATCCAAAGCCTCATCATGCAGGCGAGCATCCCTTCAACTCAAACGGTTAGAACAAGAACGGCTGCTGCAAGAAAGGTActtgtcgaaaaaaaattatattcttgaGGACAACATTTCTGAAGACGAGGACGATGTTGAAGATGACCTCAACGGCAACGACAACGCTGATGGCCCTCCTACATCCTCAAAAAATGTGGAAAACTGGTTGAAAATGCAAACCAAGCATGGAAAGGTAACTTTTAATGCCGATCTACCTAATAATAgcacattaaataaaaactggCTAGGCCTTAACGTCAATCAAAACAATGATAACACTTTATTGAACCCAAATAATGATGAAAGACAAACTTTTCCACAATCAACGAACAACAATAATCAGATTCCACAAGAAACCTTAAATGATTTCTAA